Part of the Caulobacter sp. SL161 genome is shown below.
CCCCGCACGCGTCGCCTGGCCGCCCGATAGCGATGCGGCAGGTCGTTCGAGGTCAAGATCGCCAAGGCCCACATCAGACAAGGCCTGGTCTAGGCGTCCGGGCAGGTCCCAGTCGGCCTCGACGAAATCGTCCTCGTCAGCCTCGCCGCGCTCGATCCGCGACAAGCGGTCCCAGGCCGGCCCAGAGCCCAACAAGTCGACCACACGTGTCTGGCTGGACAGGTCGGGAATCTGCGCCAGAACGCCGACCGCGCCGGCCCTGGCGATGGTTCCGGACCGGGGCGCGCGCGCGCCGGCGATCAGCGCCAGCAAGGTGCTCTTACCCACGCCGTTACGCCCGACGAGACCGATCCGCTCGGCCCCGATCGCGAGGTTCAGATTTTCGAAGAGAAGCCGGCCGTCAGGCGTGGCGGCGGAAACGGAATCCAGGGTGATGAAGGACATGCAGGCCCACGGTCAGGGAAACGGGAAGGACGAAGCGGTCTTCCGTCTTGCTGATCATGGGGGCCTCCATCGGATAAGAAGCGGTGGCTTCTACGCTCGCGAACAGAGTTCGGCAAGCGTGCTCGCGGGTCGGCCTAGCTCGGCGACATGGTGTTCAGGACGTAGAGTAACGAGCCGATCCCGCCGATGAACACCAGCATGTCGATAACGATCGAGCGCGGCTTTGGGGCCCGCAAGGCGTCGAACGCCTCGTGCTTGGCTTCCTGCTTTCCGCTTTCCGCGGCCTTCTTGGCCATGAGCGTTCTTCCCTAGACGCCGGGACCTCGCCCGAGCATGGCCGAAGAAACATGCTCAGCCTAAAGATGACGCTTCCAAACAGGGTTTAGGGATTGCGAACGGACGCGCTTCAGGTGCGCGCTGCTGACACTTTCTGTCAGCAAGCGGCGTGGCTCGCGCGCGCGACGTTTGTTCGCATCTTGTTCTTGTGTTAATCCGCGCGCTGAGCCCTACATATAGCCGCTGCGCCGCGACCGATGTCGCGGTCCAACGTTCCGGAAAACATGGCTGAGCAACTGAACTTCATCCGCGTTCGCGGCGCCCGTGAGCACAATCTCAAGGACGTCAGCGTCGACATTCCGCGCGGCGAGCTGGTCGTGCTGACCGGCCTGTCGGGCTCGGGCAAGTCGTCTCTGGCCTTCGACACGATCTACGCCGAGGGCCAGCGCCGCTACGTGGAGAGCCTGTCGGCCTATGCGCGTCAGTTCCTGGAGCTGATGAGCAAGCCGGACGTGGATCTGATCGAAGGCCTGTCGCCGGCGATCTCGATCGAGCAGAAGACCACCAGCCGCAACCCGCGCTCGACCGTCGGCACGGTGACCGAGATCCACGACTACATGCGCCTGCTGTGGGCGCGGGTCGGGGTCCCCTACTCGCCCGCCACCGGCCTGCCGATCGAGAGCCAGACCATCAGCCAGATGGTCGACAAGATCACCGCCCTGCCCGAAGGCACGCGCCTTTACTTGCTGGCCCCCGTCGTTCGCGACCGCAAGGGCGAGTACAAGAAAGAAATCGCCGAGTGGCAGAAGGCCGGCTTCCAGCGGCTGAAGATCGACGGGCAGTACTACCCGATCGAGGACGCCCCGGCGCTGGACAAGAAGTTCAAGCACGACATTGACGTGGTCGTGGACCGCGTGGTGACCAAGCCCGATATGGAGCAGCGCCTGGCCGACTCCATCGAGCAGGCCCTGCGTCTGGCCGACGGCCTGGCGGTGGCAGAGTTCGCCACGCTGGAGGAAGGCGAGACCGAGCCCAAGCGCATCCTGTTCTCGGAACGCTTCGCCTGCCCGGTCAGCGGTTTCACGATCGCCGAGATCGAGCCGCGGCTGTTCTCGTTCAACAATCCGGCCGGCGCCTGCCCGGTCTGCGACGGCCTGGGCGCGAAGCTGGCCTTCGACGCCGATCTGCTGATCCCCGACAAGGACAAGAGCCTGCACAAGGGCGCGGTCGCCCCGTGGGCCAAGGGGCCTTCCCCGCTCTACACCCAGACCCTGCAGGCCCTGGCGCGGCACTACGGTTTCTCGATGGACGAGCCGTGGCACAAGCTGTCGGCCGACGCCCGCGACGTGGTGCTGAACGGCTCCAAGGGGACGAAGATCAAGTTCGTCTATGACGACAACGCGCGGAAGTACGAGGTCGAAAAGCCCTTTGAAGGCGTGCTGCCGAACCTGGAGCGCCGCTGGCGCGAAACCGACAGCAGCTGGGTGCGCGAGGAGCTGGGCCGCTTCCAGTCCGACACCCCGTGCGAGAGCTGCCACGGCAAGCGCCTGAAGCCCGAGGCCCTGGCGGTGAAGGTCGACGGCCGCGACATCGCCGAGATCTCGGGCCTGGCCATCCGCCCGGCCCGCGACTGGTTCGCCAGCCTTGAGGGCAAGCTCTCCGACAAGCAGATGGAAATCGCCCGGCGGATCCTGAAGGAGATCAACGACCGCCTGCGGTTCCTGGTGGATGTGGGCCTGGACTATCTGAACATGTCGCGCGGCTCGGGCACCCTGTCGGGCGGCGAGAGCCAGCGCATCCGCTTGGCCAGCCAGATCGGCTCGGGCCTGACCGGGGTTCTCTACGTCCTAGACGAGCCGTCGATCGGGCTGCACCAGCGCGACAACACCCGCCTCCTGGCCTCGCTGCAGGGCCTGCGGGACCTGGGCAATTCGGTGCTGGTGGTGGAGCACGACGAGGAAGCGATCCTCACCGCCGACTATGTGATCGACATGGGCCCGGCCGCCGGCGTGCATGGCGGCGAGATCGTCGCCCAGGGCAAGCCGGCCGAGATCATGGCCAATCCCAAGAGCGTCACCGGCATGTACCTGACCGGCGCGCGCGAGATCGAGGTGCCCGAACAGCGCCGACCGATCAGCACCAAGAAGATGCTGCGCGTCGTCGGCGCCACCGGCAACAACCTCAAGGGCGTCACCGCCGAGATCCCCGTGGGGACCTTCACCTGCATCACGGGCGTGTCGGGCGGCGGCAAGTCGACCTTCACGATCGAGACCCTGTACAAGGCCGCCGCGCGCCGTCTGAACAACGCCAGCGACGCCCCCGCCCCGCACGAGCGGATCGAGGGGCTGGAGCACTTCGACAAGGTCATCGACATCGACCAGAGCCCGATCGGCCGCACCCCGCGCTCGAACCCGGCGACCTATACCGGCGCGTTCGGCCCGATCCGCGACTGGTTCGCCGGCCTGCCGGAAAGCAAGGCGCGCGGCTATGGTCCGGGCCGGTTCAGCTTCAACGTCAAGGGCGGCCGCTGCGAGGCCTGTCAGGGCGACGGCGTCATCAAGATCGAGATGCACTTCCTGCCCGACGTCTACGTCACCTGCGATATCTGCAAGGGCAAGCGCTACAACCGCGAGACCCTCGACGTGGTGTTCAAGGGCAAGACCATCGCCGACGTCCTGGACATGACCGTCGAGGAGGCCGCCGACTTCTTCAAGGCCGTGCCGCCGATCCGCGACAAGATGGAGACGCTCAAGCGCGTCGGTCTCAGCTACATCAAGGTCGGCCAGCAGGCCACGACCCTGTCGGGCGGCGAGGCCCAGCGCGTGAAGCTGTCCAAGGAGCTGTCCAAGCGGGCCACCGGCCGCACGCTCTACATCCTCGACGAGCCGACCACCGGCCTGCACTTCGAGGACACCAAGAAGCTCTTGGAGGTGCTGCACGAGCTGGCCGACCAGGGCAACACCGTGGTCGTCATCGAGCACAATCTCGACGTGGTGAAGACGGCCGACTGGCTGCTGGACTTTGGTCCCGAGGGCGGCGACGGCGGCGGCGAGATCGTCGCGGTCGGCTCGCCCCAGGACGTGGCCAAGGTCGAGGCCAGCTGGACCGGGCGCTACCTGAAGGAGCTGCTGGACCGCCACGAGGAGCGCCGCAAGGCGCGGGTGGCGGCGCTGAAGGCCAAGCGGGCTTAGGGCGGCTCAGCAGGCTGGCGCGGCTTAGCCGCCCCAGCCTTCCGAGGCCGTCTGGCCGCCCGTCAGTTCACGATAGATGGTCGGCGCCGGCGACAGCATGATCAGGGCGCTGAGCACCGCCATGAAGCCCGAGAACAGCTGCTGGACGATGCCCGACGGCGTGAAATAGCTGCTGAGCGAGGTGGTGTCGGCGCGCAGGGCTCCGCCGGCCGCCGAGAAGTCGCCGGTGACGATGGCGACGGCGGCATAGACGATGATGACGATCAGCAGCCAGACGATCGCGCTCATCACCACCGCGACCAGATAGGCGCCGAGCAGCGACCAGAAGGCCCCCTTGGTCACCGACATCGAGCGGAAGAAGACGATCTCGCCCTTGTCGAAGGTCATGGCGCTGGCCAGCGACAGACGGACCAGCAGGTAGATCGCCCCTAGAATAGCGCCCAGCAGCACGAGCACGCCCAGCAAGCCGCCGCCCACGGCGCTCAGCACGCCGGTGAGCAGCGCCCCCCCGAAGAACACCGCCATCAGCAGCAGGCCCGTCAGCACCGAGACCGCGATCTGGAGGAGCTCGTCCTTGCCCACGCGAAGAAACGCGAAACGATTGTCGTCGCGACGCTGGATCATGCGGTTGAGCGCCGCCAGGGTGACCCCTTGAACGACGAGGTTGTAGGGCAGCGTCCATAGCAGCGTCGGGATCATCTGATCAGCGAGCTTGGTCATTTCCTCGGGGCTGGCGCCGTCCGGATTGCTCATCAGGGCCATCGCCGCTTCCATCTGCGCCCCGAAGAAATGGATCGTCAGGGCATTGGCGATGATGGACACCACGGTCATCACCGCGATCCAGATCCCGACCGTCTTCAGATTCTCCCGCACCAGCCGGAAACCGGAAAAGGCCGCGTCGGAGGCCGAGAACTTCGCCATGACTTGCTCGTGGAATGATGGGACCCAGGTTCGCCCCTAGGCCTAACAAGGTTCGCGGCGGTTCAACAGGGCGTCCCGCGCGAAATCGACAACAGGCGCCTTGCTTCCAATCCGCCCACCTCTAACGTTCGTTTGAACGGCCCGCTGGACGAGGCCGAGGGAGGCCCGATGAAACTCTATGGCGAAGCCATGCCCGCGCCCAATCCGCGACGGGTGCGTATCTTTCTCGCGGAAAAGGGCGTGGAGGTTCCGGAGATCCTGATAGGCATGATGCAGGGCGGACACAGAAGCCCCGAGCACCTGGCGCGCAACAGCCTGGGCCAAGTCCCAGTGCTGGAACTGGACGATGGAACCACGATCAGCGAGACGATCGCCATCTGCCGCTATTTCGAGGTGCTGCATCCCGATCCGCCGCTGTTCGGCGTCAGCGCCCTGGAGCAGGCCCAGATCGAGATGTGGACCCGGCGCATGGAGTTTCGCCTGATGGTTCCGATCGGCATGTTCTGGCGCCACGCCCACCCGCTGACTGCGCGCCTGCTGAAGCAGAACGTCGAGTTCGGGGAATCCAACCGCGAGGTCGTCGGGAAGGGGCAACTCTGGTTGGATCGCGAGCTGTCCGACGGTCGCCCCTACCTGACCGGCGAGACCTATACGATCGCCGACATCGCCGGGCAGACCGCCCTGGACTTCGCCGACTTTACCGGCCTGTCGACGCCGGCCGAGGCCAAGCACGTCCTGGCCTGGCGCGAGCGGATGGCCGCACGGCCCAGCGCGTCGGCCTAGAAGGCCTAGGCGTGCAGGCCCGCGTCGATCTCGTCCTGGTTCAACTGGGCGAAGGCGCGGGCCGGGGCGGCCACCAGGATCACCGTCTGCAGGGTCAGGAAGACCGGGGCCAACAGCATATTGGCCAGCAGGCTGAGGATCAGCCACGAATTGCTGGCCGCCAGTCCGCTGGCGCCCAGATTGACCGCCGCCGTCAACCACTTGCCGATCACGCCCGCCACAGCCGCGCCCAGCAGGGACACGAGAATCCAGATCGCGATGGTCAGCACGAACATGCCCAGCAGCCGCCAGAACTGTCCGTGGGTCTGGATCCAGGCGGCGCGGATATCGATGTGGTGATGGGAGAAGGCGTGGGGGCCCAGCAGCGACAGGCGCACGGCCACCCATAGCGAGAAGCCGATCACCGACAGGGCGCCCAGGAAGGCGAACCAGGCGGCCGCCGCGCCAGACAGCAGCGAGGAACCCAGCACCACTACCCCCGACGGGATGATCGTGCACAGCAGCGCCGTGGCCCAGGTGATCAGCGACACGATCAGCAGCTGAATCTCTTCCTTGCCCAGCCGCAGATAGGCGAAGCGATCGTTGGTCGGCTCCAGCACCGAACGGATGATCGCCGCCTGCAGCACAGCGCCCAGCAGCAGGGCCAGGGCGACCAGCAGCACCATCGCGCCGCCCAGGTTCATCACCAGGTCCAGCAACTCGCGCGGGTCGGCTGAAGAGCCGCGCCCCGCCAGGACTTGCCGTCCCTCATCGCCCAGGCCGATCTTCACCAGCAGGCCCAGGATCGGCAGCATGACCAGCGAGAACGCGGCCCACGCCAGCGCGGTCAGCGGCCGGCGGCGCATGGTCTGCAGACCTTCGAGAGCGGCGTCGACAGGGCGAACAGACATTACGGCGTCCTACTGTGCCGCGCTGTGGCGGTAGAAGTGGGCGAGCGCGCCGGTCCAGGCGGGCATCGCGTAGAAATAGGTGCAGGCCGCCATAACGGCGGCCACGACCGGACCTTGGCCGGGCGCGACACTCAACAGAGCGCTCAGCACGATCACCGGGATCGAGATCGCAAGGCCGATCACCAGGAGGATATGCGTCCGGCCCCGCGTGAGCGAGAAGGCGCTCAGCACGCGCACCCCGGCCTGAGCGACCGTGGCGGGCGCCGACAGAGACAGGCGCAGCCCCAGCCAGATCAGGATGAACAGGCTCACCAGCGGCACGATCGCCACGATCAGACCAGCCGGCCCGGCCTGAGCGAACGCCTCGCGCCAAGCCTCGGTGGTCGACGGATCGAAATTCGGCGCGGCGGTTCGCGCCACGCCCAGCGCCACGCCCCCGACGATCACCAGAAGGATCGAGCCGATCAGGGCGAACAGGCCAAGGATCATCAACTGGGCGGCCAGAAGTCGCCACTCGTCCCGCCCCCAACGCAGCCCCTTGAAGCCGGCCGCGCGGCCGAACGCGCGACGGAACAGCGCCCCTTGGGCGACGATCCCAGCGACCAGAGCGATCACGAAACGCGCGCCGGACGGCAGTGAACTGGCGGCGACGCTGAGCATCGCCGCCAGCGCGAGCGCGCCCCAGCAGTCGCGAACCGCGCCACCCACGTCAGAAAGGCCCGCCCGCAGGGTCGCGCTGACTCCCGCCGATCCTTCCGTCATCCCGTCATGTCCCTCAGGCGCGGCGCTCATCCCGACCTAGGACGAGTCGCCGCTATCCCTGACAATCTAGGGTCTCGCCGCGCGTCTGGCGATGGCGCCGCGCGGCGAACGCTGGATTTCGAGCAACCGTACCGCTCGCGCCACGGCGGCGTCAGGTCTCCGAGGTGAGCGCGCGATGCGCCGCCGCCCAAGGCGCGAAGAAGATCGTGTGCACCACCGCGCTGAACAGCGCGCCCAAGGCGCCGATCACCGCCAGCCAGGGCCACACCTCCCGCAGGATGGTCAGGGGCGGCTGCGCCATGAACGCCTCGAAGCCGCCCTCGCCGTGCAAGGCCGCGATCGACCCGCCGGCGGCGAAGATCGTCCCCAGCAGCACGGTCGCCACGAGGATCTCCACGCCGATGATGAAGACAATGACCAGCAAGGCCATGCCCAGAAGCCGCCACCCCTGACCCTTGGTCAGGCTCCAGGACTCAAAGAGCCGGAACTGGTTGTCGACGAAGGTCATCGGCGCGGCCATCGACAGGCGCAGCGCCAGCCAGACCAGGACAATGACGGCGATCGCCGCGCCTCCCAGGGCCGTGCCCACCGCCGCCATGGCGCCGTTCTCACCGCCGCTGAAGCCGGCCACAGCCGCCAGGACGGCGATGACCAGGGCCACGACGAATGCGACGATCATAATCAGAACCTGCTCGACCAGCAGCAGCAAGGTCAGCCACATCTCGCGTGAGCCGATCCGCAGATAGGCCCAGGACGACTGGCTGGGCGTCAGCACCGCGCGGAAAACCGCCGCGCAGAACACCGCCCGCACGAAGGTCGACCATAGCCAGAACAAGAGATTGGCCGCCGTCATACCCGACTGCGCCTGCATCATCTGACGCATGAACTCAGGATCGGGCGCGCCCTCCTTCTGGGTCATGGCCAGTTGCACAAACTGCTGAAACTGCGGCCCGAGCGCCAGAAAGGCCAGGATCGCGGGGATGACCATCCCCACAGCCAGGGCCAGCGCCCAGCCCACCACCGTCAAAGGCTTGCGACCAATGACGCCGAAGCCGGCTGTCGCCGCTTCGGTCACGGAAAACCTCGCCATGTCCCCTCCCCATGCTCGCCAGGCGCGCAGGGCCCGGCCCAGGATCGTGAGCCTACACGAGGTTTCGCCAAACGACAGCCGGGGGTATAGGGCGCGCCATGACCACGAACTCGACCTATCAGCCTGTCCACGTCATTGGCGGCGGCCTCGCCGGTTCCGAAGCCGCCTGGCAGATCGCCCAGAGCGGCGTGCCCGTCATCCTGCACGAGATGCGCAAGGACGACGCCACCGGCAAAGTCATCACCGATGCGCACCAGACCGACGGCCTGGCCGAGATGGTGTGCTCCAACTCGTTCCGCTCGGACGACTGGCAGTTCAACGCCGTGGGCCTGCTGCACGCCGAGATGCGCAAGCTAGGCAGCCTGATCATGGCCTGCGCCGACCAGCACCAGGTGCCGGCCGGCGGCGCCCTGGCCGTCGACCGCGACGGCTTCTCCGCCGAGGTCACCCAGCGCCTGTCGCAGCATCCGCTGGTCACGATCATCCGCGAGGAGATCGCGGGCCTGCCGCCGGCGGATTGGGACAACGTCATCGTCGCCACCGGTCCCCTCACCTCACCGGCGCTCGCCCAGGCGGTCCTGGACCTGACCGGCGAAGGTCAGCTCAGCTTCTTCGACGCCATCGCGCCGATCATCCATTTTGAGTCCATCAATATGGACATCGCCTGGCGCCAGTCGCGCTACGACAAGGAAGGCCCGGGCGGCGATGCGGCCGCCTACATCAACTGCCCGATGAACAAGGAGCAGTACGAGGCCTTCATCGACGCCCTGCTGGCCGGCCCCAAGTCCGAGTTCAAGGAGTGGGAGAACGTCCCCTATTTCGACGGCTGCCTGCCGATCGAGGTGATGGCCGAGCGCGGCCGCGAGACTCTGCGTCACGGTCCGATGAAGCCTGTGGGCCTGACCAATCCGCGCGATCCCCTGGTCAAGGCCTACGCCATCGTCCAGCTGCGCCAGGACAACGCCCTGGGCACGCTGTGGAACATGGTCGGCTTCCAGACCAAGCTGAAGCACGGCGTCCAGGCCGAGACCTTCCGGATGATCCCGGGTCTGGAAGACGCCCAGTTCGCCCGCCTGGGCGGCCTGCACCGCAACACCTTCATCAACTCGCCCAAGCTGCTGGACAAGTCGCTGCGGATGAAGGCGATGCCGCGCCTGCGTTTCGCGGGCCAAGTCACCGGCGTTGAGGGCTATGTCGAGAGCGCGGCGATGGGCCTGCTCACAGGCCGGTTCGCCGCCGCCGACCGCAAGGGCGCGCCGATCGACGCCCCGCCGCCGACCACCGCCCTGGGGGCGCTGGTCGAGCACATCACCGGCGGCCACCTCGAGGCCGGCAACGGTCCTGGCAGCTTCCAGCCGATGAACATCAACTATGGCCTGCTGCCGCCGCTCGAAGCGCCGAAGGTCGACGAGGACGGCAAGAAGATCCCGCTGAAGGAACGCGGGCGCGCCAAGAAGCGGCTGATGAGCCTGCGCGCGCTGAAGGACCTGGACGCCTGGATGGCCTGAGGGGCGTTCAGGGCGCCGCCGGGCGGCGCAGGCCGCGCGTGGCCTTCTCCTGCGGATAGTAGCGGAAGCCCTTGAGGACGATCTTGATGGCTTCCCAGTGGATCGCCACCAGGATGCCGGCGACCTGCCAAGGATGGCCCAGCAAGGCCTTGAGGATGGCGCCGTCCGTCAGGCTTCGCCGTTCGCCGGCGAACGTGGCCGAGAGAATGACGCCGCCCTCGTCCAGCACGTCGACGCCGACGCTGACCGCTTCGGCCGGCGGCTTGGTCTCGAAGTCATAGCGCAGGTTCATCGGCAAGAAGGGCGAGACGTAAAACGCCTTGCCCGCCTCCTGCTCCACCCAGCCGTCGAGGCCCAGGCGCGCGGGCATCACATAGTCGTGGCGCTGGCCGAAGGTGTTGCGCACCGCATGGACGGTGGCGACCAGCCGCCCCTGCGCGTCGTGGCAGAAGAAAACGGTGAGCGGGTTGAACCCCTTGCCGAGGATGCGCGGCATGGTCAGCACCCGGATGGTCGTGACGCCCCTGGCCAAGCCATGGGCCGACAGCTTGGCCAGGATTTCGTCCTTCAGGGTCGCGGTCGGGTCGTCGAGGTGGTCGCGATCGTGAAACCCGACCAGGTTCCAGGCCTTGCGCGAGAACAGGCGAAGTCGGGCGCTCAGCGCCTCGACCTCGTCGAGGTCGAGCAACAGCATGAAGACGCCATAGCGCAGGTGATGGCGCTTGGGGCGGGTACGGTCGTGGACGACGTGGCCCGCATAGAGCGCCGAGCGGGAGGTCACGCAACCAGCTCGCGGTCAGCGGCCTGATCGGCCACGTCCAGGACGATGCGGCCCGACGGGTTGGGCACGAGCCAGGGGCGACGCACGCCGCCCAGTTGCTCGGCGACCGCCAGACCCGCCTGCAGGCCGTCCTCGTGGAAGCCCGATCCGAAATAGGCCCCGCAGAACCAGGTGCGACGACGCCCCTGCAGAGCCCACAGGCGACGCTGGGCCAACATGGCAGGGCCATCGAACAGCGGGTGTTCATAGACCTGGTCGTGCATCAGGCCAGCGGGGTCCTGCATCGGGTTCAGCGACAGGAAGTAGGGTCGCTCGACGCCCAGGGGCTGAAGGATGTTCATCCAGTAGGTGACACCGCCCTCGCCATCCTCGCCGCGACGGCCGACGTGGTTCCAGCTGGCCCAGGCGCCCCGGCGACGCGGCATCAGGGCCGGGTCGCTGTGCAGCACCGCGCGGTTACGGCTGTAGCGGAAAGCCCCCAGGAGCTCGCGTTCCTCGGCGCTCGGCGCAGCCAGCATCGACAGAGCCTGGTCGGCGTGGGCGCCGATCACGACGTGATCGAACGCGCGGGTCTCGCCGGTCGCATCCTCGATCTTTACGCCGTCGGGACCGCGATGGATCGCCTTGACGGGCCGCCCGGTCAGGATCGGCCCCGACACGCCGGCGGCCAGCTTTTCGACATAGCGCGCCGAGCCGCCGACGACGGTGCGCCAGATCGGCCGCTTGTCGATCGGCAGCATAAGGCCGTGATTGTCAAAGAACCGCAGCAGCGCCGCCGCCGGAAACTCGCGGATGTCGCGCATCGACGCCGACCAGATCGCGGCGGCCTGCGGCAGCAGGTGGTCTTCCTGAAACGCGCGCCCGAAACCCTGGCGGCGCAGATAGTCGTCAAGCCGGCAGAGGCCGCCCTGCTCCAGGTCCGCCGGGATGTTGCGGCCCTCACGATAAAAGCGCACCACGTCCAGCAGCATCTTGATGAAGCGCGGGTTGGCGACGTTGCGCTTTTGGGCCAGCAGCTTGGTGCTGGAATATTCCAGCGCACCGCCGTCCAGCGAGACGCCGAACGACATGTCGGTCTCGGTCGTCTCGACGCCGATATGCCGGAACAGGGCCGTGAGGTTGGGATAGTTCGGCTCGTTGTAGACGATGAAGCCGGTGTCGACGGCCACGCCCTCGGCGATGATGGTGTTGGCGTGCCCGCCCAGTCGGTTGTCCGCCTCGTACAGCGTCACGTCATGCCGGTGGGACAGGAGCCAAGCCGCAGAAAGACCTGATACGCCAGCGCCGATCACGGCGATGGATTGGCGAGGAACAACGTTGGCCAAGACTCTCTCCCAAAGCGCCAGGGCGACGCTTGCCAAGAGTTACGCGTCATCGTGACGAACGGACGCATCCGAACGGCTTGCCGGCGCGTAACCTTCCCGAACCATCTCGGAGGACGACCCATGAGCCTGGTGAAGACCGCGATCCACGCCTTCGAGGACGCGCCCATGCCCGACCTCGTGTCGCGCGCCGCCATCGACTTCCTGGTGGGCGACGCCCGTCGCCGCCTGCAGCAGGCGCCGGCCAACGCGACCCTGGCCTTCGCCAAGGAGATGGAGACGCGACCGATCGCGACCCATACGGCGAACGCCAACGAGCAGCACTATGAACTGCCCGCGCCGTTCTTCGAGGCGGTCCTGGGCCCGAACCTGAAGTACTCCAGCGGCCTCTATCCGCCCGGCGCCATTACGTTGGCCGAGGGTGAGGCTGCGGCTCTGCGCGAGACCGCCGAACACGCGGATCTGCGCGATGGGCAATCGGTCCTGGAGCTGGGCTGCGGCTGGGGCTCGCTGTCGCTGTGGATGGCCTCGCGATGCCCCAACTCGAGCATCACCTCGGTGTCGAACTCGGCCTCGCAACGCGCCTTCATCGAGGCCCGTGCGGCGCAGATGGGCCTGACCAACCTGACGGTGATCACGGCCGACATGAACGACTTCCAGACCGAGCAGCGCTTTGATCGCGTGGTGTCGGTCGAGATGTTCGAGCACATGTCCAACTGGCGCGCCCTGCTGACCCGGGTGCGTGGCTGGCTGAAGCCGGACGGCTTGCTGTTCCTGCACGTGTTCACGCACAAGAACACGCCCTACCGCTTCGAGGTCGACGATCCGGCCGACTGGATCGCCCAGTACTTCTTCAGCGGCGGCGTGATGCCCAGCCACGACCTGCCCCAGCAGTTCCCTGACCTCTTCACTGTCGAACAGGACTGGCGCTGGAGCGGCGAACACTACGCCCGCACCGCCCGCCAGTGGCTGGAAAACTTCGACGCCCGCCGCGCCACGATCGATCCGATCCTGGCCGAGGTCTATGGCAAGCACGCCACCGTCTGGCGCCGCCGCTGGCGCCTGTTCTTCCTGGCCACTGCGGGCCTGTTTGGCCATTGCGGCGGTGAGGAATGGGGCGTCAGCCAC
Proteins encoded:
- the uvrA gene encoding excinuclease ABC subunit UvrA, which gives rise to MAEQLNFIRVRGAREHNLKDVSVDIPRGELVVLTGLSGSGKSSLAFDTIYAEGQRRYVESLSAYARQFLELMSKPDVDLIEGLSPAISIEQKTTSRNPRSTVGTVTEIHDYMRLLWARVGVPYSPATGLPIESQTISQMVDKITALPEGTRLYLLAPVVRDRKGEYKKEIAEWQKAGFQRLKIDGQYYPIEDAPALDKKFKHDIDVVVDRVVTKPDMEQRLADSIEQALRLADGLAVAEFATLEEGETEPKRILFSERFACPVSGFTIAEIEPRLFSFNNPAGACPVCDGLGAKLAFDADLLIPDKDKSLHKGAVAPWAKGPSPLYTQTLQALARHYGFSMDEPWHKLSADARDVVLNGSKGTKIKFVYDDNARKYEVEKPFEGVLPNLERRWRETDSSWVREELGRFQSDTPCESCHGKRLKPEALAVKVDGRDIAEISGLAIRPARDWFASLEGKLSDKQMEIARRILKEINDRLRFLVDVGLDYLNMSRGSGTLSGGESQRIRLASQIGSGLTGVLYVLDEPSIGLHQRDNTRLLASLQGLRDLGNSVLVVEHDEEAILTADYVIDMGPAAGVHGGEIVAQGKPAEIMANPKSVTGMYLTGAREIEVPEQRRPISTKKMLRVVGATGNNLKGVTAEIPVGTFTCITGVSGGGKSTFTIETLYKAAARRLNNASDAPAPHERIEGLEHFDKVIDIDQSPIGRTPRSNPATYTGAFGPIRDWFAGLPESKARGYGPGRFSFNVKGGRCEACQGDGVIKIEMHFLPDVYVTCDICKGKRYNRETLDVVFKGKTIADVLDMTVEEAADFFKAVPPIRDKMETLKRVGLSYIKVGQQATTLSGGEAQRVKLSKELSKRATGRTLYILDEPTTGLHFEDTKKLLEVLHELADQGNTVVVIEHNLDVVKTADWLLDFGPEGGDGGGEIVAVGSPQDVAKVEASWTGRYLKELLDRHEERRKARVAALKAKRA
- a CDS encoding glutathione S-transferase family protein; amino-acid sequence: MKLYGEAMPAPNPRRVRIFLAEKGVEVPEILIGMMQGGHRSPEHLARNSLGQVPVLELDDGTTISETIAICRYFEVLHPDPPLFGVSALEQAQIEMWTRRMEFRLMVPIGMFWRHAHPLTARLLKQNVEFGESNREVVGKGQLWLDRELSDGRPYLTGETYTIADIAGQTALDFADFTGLSTPAEAKHVLAWRERMAARPSASA
- the trmFO gene encoding methylenetetrahydrofolate--tRNA-(uracil(54)-C(5))-methyltransferase (FADH(2)-oxidizing) TrmFO, which codes for MTTNSTYQPVHVIGGGLAGSEAAWQIAQSGVPVILHEMRKDDATGKVITDAHQTDGLAEMVCSNSFRSDDWQFNAVGLLHAEMRKLGSLIMACADQHQVPAGGALAVDRDGFSAEVTQRLSQHPLVTIIREEIAGLPPADWDNVIVATGPLTSPALAQAVLDLTGEGQLSFFDAIAPIIHFESINMDIAWRQSRYDKEGPGGDAAAYINCPMNKEQYEAFIDALLAGPKSEFKEWENVPYFDGCLPIEVMAERGRETLRHGPMKPVGLTNPRDPLVKAYAIVQLRQDNALGTLWNMVGFQTKLKHGVQAETFRMIPGLEDAQFARLGGLHRNTFINSPKLLDKSLRMKAMPRLRFAGQVTGVEGYVESAAMGLLTGRFAAADRKGAPIDAPPPTTALGALVEHITGGHLEAGNGPGSFQPMNINYGLLPPLEAPKVDEDGKKIPLKERGRAKKRLMSLRALKDLDAWMA
- a CDS encoding DUF1365 domain-containing protein; its protein translation is MTSRSALYAGHVVHDRTRPKRHHLRYGVFMLLLDLDEVEALSARLRLFSRKAWNLVGFHDRDHLDDPTATLKDEILAKLSAHGLARGVTTIRVLTMPRILGKGFNPLTVFFCHDAQGRLVATVHAVRNTFGQRHDYVMPARLGLDGWVEQEAGKAFYVSPFLPMNLRYDFETKPPAEAVSVGVDVLDEGGVILSATFAGERRSLTDGAILKALLGHPWQVAGILVAIHWEAIKIVLKGFRYYPQEKATRGLRRPAAP
- a CDS encoding NAD(P)/FAD-dependent oxidoreductase, with amino-acid sequence MANVVPRQSIAVIGAGVSGLSAAWLLSHRHDVTLYEADNRLGGHANTIIAEGVAVDTGFIVYNEPNYPNLTALFRHIGVETTETDMSFGVSLDGGALEYSSTKLLAQKRNVANPRFIKMLLDVVRFYREGRNIPADLEQGGLCRLDDYLRRQGFGRAFQEDHLLPQAAAIWSASMRDIREFPAAALLRFFDNHGLMLPIDKRPIWRTVVGGSARYVEKLAAGVSGPILTGRPVKAIHRGPDGVKIEDATGETRAFDHVVIGAHADQALSMLAAPSAEERELLGAFRYSRNRAVLHSDPALMPRRRGAWASWNHVGRRGEDGEGGVTYWMNILQPLGVERPYFLSLNPMQDPAGLMHDQVYEHPLFDGPAMLAQRRLWALQGRRRTWFCGAYFGSGFHEDGLQAGLAVAEQLGGVRRPWLVPNPSGRIVLDVADQAADRELVA